Below is a genomic region from Myxococcales bacterium.
GGCACCACCGCCGCCTGGTTGCCCTCGGGCACGCTGGCCGACCAGATGAAGTAGCGCGTCGCGCCGAAATCCATGAAGAGCTTGGCGCCGACCGGCCGGCCCTGACGATAGGCGACCAGCACCGTGGCGGTGTCGCCGAACCGCGCCAGCAACTGGACGAAGAATTTTTTCGGCAGCACGGGCGTGCCATGATCGCGCTGATTGACGGAAAAAACGTGGTAAAACGCCCCCAACTCCGCCGGCCCGCGCCGGATGTCCAGGTCGCTTTTCTGGCCCTTGCGGATTTTGTTCCGCACGTTCTGGTGCAGCTTGGTCTTCCAGACGTCCTCGGCGCCGCCGGTCAGATCGAGCACGCTGGTCACCTTGAAGGTATTGGTCGGCAGGTCGGGCTCGCCGGGCGCCAGGTACCGATGGCGAAATTCAACGTAGGCGCAGCCGTTTTCGCGGCCCCGGCGCGCCGCTTCGTCCACCAGCAGCCGCGCCGCCTCCGGATCGTCGGCCGCCACGCCGCCGTAATTGAGAAACGGCAGGCTCACGGCCATCGTCCCGAACAGGCCGGTGCGCAGGACGAACAACGGCAGGACGCCGCGGATGCCGGATTCGTCCTCGGCCAGCAGGTAGACAGGCCGGTGGCCGAACGTCGCGGCGATCACCTCGCGCCAGGCCGGCCGATGAAACAAGGTGGCGGCCGCATGGCCGCGCACCCAGGTTTCCCACGCCGGGCGATCCGCCTCGACCCACTCGCGAACCCGCGTCATTCCTCTTCCACCTCTTCGATGATCACCACTTCGGTTCCGGCCTTCGACCGGATTTTGGCCAGATATTGCAACGAAGTGACCACCATGACCAGCACGAACAAATGCGGATAATACGCCACCGACAAAAACATGCTCGAAACGAACCAACCGGCCAGGCTGACGTAAACGGCGCTGCGCACCCGATGGAAAAAGCGGTTTTCCCGCCAATCGGGCAAGCGGACGTGCCGCAATTTGAAGGTCAGAAACCAGATGCTGAAAAACAATCCGTAAAACGTCAGAATGCCGATGGCCCCCATCTCGCCCAGCACCTGGATGAAGACGTTGTGCGCCTCGCGCCAGTTGGCGGCGACCGCGTTGGCCGGCTTGTATTGCATGCCGTAGGCGATGGAAAAAGCGCCGGAGCCGACGCCGATGAACGGATGATCGACGAACATCCGCCCGCCCGCGCCCCAGGCGTCGAGCCGGCCCAGCG
It encodes:
- a CDS encoding FemAB family PEP-CTERM system-associated protein, with the protein product MTRVREWVEADRPAWETWVRGHAAATLFHRPAWREVIAATFGHRPVYLLAEDESGIRGVLPLFVLRTGLFGTMAVSLPFLNYGGVAADDPEAARLLVDEAARRGRENGCAYVEFRHRYLAPGEPDLPTNTFKVTSVLDLTGGAEDVWKTKLHQNVRNKIRKGQKSDLDIRRGPAELGAFYHVFSVNQRDHGTPVLPKKFFVQLLARFGDTATVLVAYRQGRPVGAKLFMDFGATRYFIWSASVPEGNQAAVVPLMNWLAIEDAVQAGLQAVDMGRSTVGSSSQSFKKYWGVSIEPLYWQYHLLARDEMPGLNTSNPKFEFAIRVWRRLPLFATHWFGPLLAKRLP